The following coding sequences are from one Seonamhaeicola sp. ML3 window:
- a CDS encoding putative quinol monooxygenase, which yields MFVRIVKIGFHKEYVNTFLSIFNAHKLQIRHFEGCRFLELYRDKLDSNIFFTYSYWDSEDHLEMYRQSELFNDIWGKTKILFDRKPEAWSVDKIESLN from the coding sequence ATGTTTGTTAGAATAGTGAAAATAGGATTCCATAAAGAGTATGTTAATACATTCTTATCTATTTTTAACGCGCACAAACTACAGATTAGACACTTTGAGGGCTGCAGGTTTTTAGAGCTTTATCGCGATAAACTAGACTCCAATATTTTTTTTACTTACAGTTATTGGGACTCTGAAGACCATTTAGAAATGTACAGACAATCTGAACTATTTAACGATATTTGGGGTAAAACAAAAATACTTTTCGACAGAAAACCCGAAGCATGGAGTGTAGATAAAATAGAAAGTTTAAATTAG
- a CDS encoding HAD family hydrolase, which translates to MEDNKSYKEYLENINTFIFDVDGVLTDGSVTIMTNGDMLRTMNIKDGYALKAAVDAGFNVCIISGGTNEGVRKRLAGLGIGDIFLGAHNKIDQLNEYMNSKGIQLENILYMGDDIPDYPVMKLVGLPCCPQDAVNEIKGISKYISHKNGGKGAVRDVIEQVLKVHDKWNGNFSAKYD; encoded by the coding sequence ATGGAAGACAATAAAAGCTACAAAGAATACCTAGAAAACATAAACACGTTTATATTTGATGTAGATGGCGTATTAACCGATGGTAGCGTTACTATAATGACCAATGGTGATATGCTAAGAACCATGAACATAAAAGATGGTTACGCATTAAAAGCAGCGGTTGATGCTGGTTTTAATGTATGTATTATTTCTGGTGGCACTAACGAAGGTGTGAGAAAGCGTTTGGCCGGTTTAGGTATTGGGGACATTTTTCTTGGTGCTCACAACAAAATTGACCAGCTTAATGAATACATGAACAGTAAAGGTATTCAACTGGAAAACATTTTATATATGGGAGACGATATCCCCGATTATCCTGTTATGAAATTAGTTGGCTTGCCTTGTTGTCCGCAAGATGCCGTTAATGAAATAAAGGGCATTTCAAAATACATTTCACATAAAAACGGTGGTAAAGGTGCCGTACGCGATGTTATTGAGCAAGTCCTTAAAGTTCATGACAAATGGAACGGGAATTTTAGTGCTAAGTATGATTAG
- a CDS encoding Maf-like protein encodes MLNEKLKDYNLILASGSPRRQAFFKGLGLDFEIRLKPVKEEYPPRLTHFEISNYLAQLKALPFKEELQDKDILITSDTIVWHNNKALGKPINAQDAFSILKSLSDATHEVITSVCFTSKSYEKTLHNITKVTFKALTDKEIWYYIKTCKPFDKAGAYGIQEWIGEIGVIKIEGSFFNVVGLPVHLVYKTLNEMVDNA; translated from the coding sequence ATGCTTAACGAAAAACTCAAAGATTATAACCTTATTTTGGCCTCGGGGTCGCCAAGGCGCCAAGCATTTTTTAAAGGTTTAGGTTTGGATTTCGAAATCAGATTAAAACCTGTAAAGGAAGAATATCCGCCACGATTAACCCACTTCGAAATCAGTAACTATTTAGCACAGCTCAAAGCATTACCATTCAAGGAAGAGCTCCAAGACAAAGACATTTTAATTACCAGCGATACTATTGTTTGGCACAATAACAAAGCATTAGGAAAACCAATTAATGCGCAAGATGCGTTTTCTATACTAAAGTCATTGAGTGATGCGACCCACGAGGTCATAACCTCGGTTTGTTTTACTTCAAAAAGCTATGAAAAAACCTTGCACAATATTACCAAAGTAACTTTTAAGGCATTAACCGATAAAGAAATTTGGTACTACATTAAAACCTGTAAACCTTTTGATAAAGCAGGCGCTTATGGTATTCAAGAATGGATTGGCGAAATAGGCGTTATAAAAATTGAAGGTTCGTTTTTTAATGTAGTTGGCTTGCCTGTGCACCTTGTTTATAAAACGTTAAATGAGATGGTGGATAATGCTTAA
- the gldF gene encoding gliding motility-associated ABC transporter permease subunit GldF — MLAILRKEINSFFASPIGYLVIAIFLLLNGLFLWVFKGEFNVLDYGFADLSAFFMLAPWILMFLIPAVTMRSFSDEKKQGTLELLLTKPISPLKIVLGKYFGAFVLILIALIPTFLYVYTVYQLGNPVGNMDMGSTWGSYFGLLFLVAAYTAMGVFSSTISNNQVVAFIISVFLCLLFFIGFEGIADFTSSNLIEKFGMSYHFKSMGRGVIDTRNVIYFLSIAVVFIVFTKLNLSTDK; from the coding sequence ATGCTTGCTATACTAAGAAAAGAAATTAATTCATTTTTTGCCTCGCCAATAGGCTATTTGGTCATAGCTATTTTTCTCTTATTAAATGGCTTGTTTTTGTGGGTTTTTAAAGGCGAATTCAATGTTCTAGATTATGGTTTTGCGGATTTATCGGCATTCTTTATGCTTGCGCCATGGATTTTAATGTTTTTGATCCCGGCGGTAACAATGCGTAGTTTTTCCGATGAGAAAAAGCAAGGCACTCTAGAGCTACTCCTAACAAAACCCATTTCACCCTTAAAAATAGTTTTAGGAAAATACTTTGGCGCTTTTGTATTAATTCTAATTGCACTGATACCAACATTTCTTTATGTATACACAGTTTATCAATTAGGTAATCCTGTTGGAAACATGGATATGGGCAGCACTTGGGGTTCTTATTTTGGCTTACTGTTCTTAGTCGCTGCTTATACCGCAATGGGAGTGTTTAGCTCTACGATTTCCAACAATCAAGTTGTGGCTTTTATTATTTCAGTTTTTCTATGCTTACTTTTCTTTATAGGGTTTGAAGGTATTGCAGATTTCACCTCTAGTAACCTCATTGAAAAATTTGGTATGAGCTACCATTTTAAAAGTATGGGTCGTGGTGTAATAGATACGAGAAATGTTATTTATTTTTTAAGTATTGCAGTGGTCTTTATTGTATTCACCAAATTAAATCTTAGTACAGACAAATGA
- the gldG gene encoding gliding motility-associated ABC transporter substrate-binding protein GldG, with amino-acid sequence MKKKIKHIALVLISAIAINILGNKVYSRFDLTEDKRYTLSESAVNIIKDVDSPIVIDVFLEGNDFPAEFRRLQTETKQLIEEFSNINDNIVFSFIDPIENEATRDRNIDQLNARGLTPMELSVTESGKSSKAVVFPWALASYNEQTVTIPLIKNKIGSNQQELVSNSVQHLEYAFADGFSKLINPKRRKIAILKGNDQIEDKYIADFARKLGEYYFLAPFPLDSVSKNPQTILKALNTFDLIISAKPTKAFNEDEKFVLDQYTMNGGKSLWLIDKVAIEKDSLYNDAGSNFAVARDLNLTDVFFKYGIRINPSIVADLYSAPIMLATGKDNDTRLMRLRWPYAPLAKGNPYHPITNNLNLVKFDFANQIDTLKNSVEKTILLRSSERSKLEGVPREISIEKATEDPNLDHYNNGNQTLAVLLEGEFTSAYKNRIKPIKLQNVKDKSIPTKMIVIADGDVIKNNIDRKGPTSLAFDRSSNQEVGNKEFLLNAVNYLLDDNGLINIRSKEIAVAFLNREKTAAEKTKWQLINIALPLALLGLFGLVFGFIRKKKYTS; translated from the coding sequence TTGAAGAAAAAGATTAAACATATAGCGCTGGTTTTAATTTCTGCAATAGCAATAAATATCCTTGGGAACAAAGTGTACTCGCGTTTCGATTTAACCGAAGACAAACGTTACACACTTAGCGAGTCGGCTGTAAATATCATTAAAGATGTTGATTCCCCAATAGTGATTGATGTATTTCTTGAGGGCAACGATTTCCCTGCAGAATTTAGAAGACTTCAAACCGAAACCAAACAGCTTATAGAGGAGTTTTCTAATATAAACGATAATATAGTGTTCAGTTTTATAGACCCTATAGAAAATGAAGCTACAAGAGATCGTAACATTGATCAGCTTAATGCTAGAGGCCTTACGCCTATGGAACTTAGTGTTACCGAAAGTGGAAAGTCGTCTAAAGCCGTTGTATTTCCGTGGGCCTTGGCCAGTTACAACGAGCAAACAGTTACCATTCCGTTAATAAAAAACAAAATTGGCTCCAACCAACAAGAACTAGTATCTAATTCGGTACAGCATTTAGAATATGCCTTTGCTGATGGTTTTAGCAAACTTATAAATCCGAAACGCAGAAAAATAGCTATCCTTAAGGGCAACGACCAAATTGAAGACAAATACATTGCAGACTTTGCGAGGAAACTGGGTGAATACTATTTTTTAGCGCCTTTTCCGTTAGATAGTGTTTCTAAAAATCCGCAAACAATTTTAAAGGCCCTAAACACTTTCGATTTAATAATTTCTGCCAAGCCTACCAAGGCATTCAACGAAGACGAAAAATTCGTTCTTGATCAATACACCATGAACGGTGGTAAAAGCCTGTGGCTTATTGATAAGGTCGCTATTGAAAAAGACAGCCTTTACAACGATGCCGGAAGCAACTTTGCAGTAGCCAGAGATTTAAACCTCACCGATGTCTTCTTTAAATACGGTATTAGAATAAACCCGAGCATAGTAGCAGACCTGTACTCTGCCCCAATCATGCTGGCAACAGGTAAAGATAACGACACCCGATTAATGCGGTTAAGATGGCCTTATGCACCGCTTGCGAAAGGAAATCCGTATCATCCAATTACCAATAATTTAAACCTCGTAAAGTTCGATTTTGCCAATCAAATCGATACCTTAAAAAACAGTGTTGAAAAAACTATTTTATTACGAAGTTCAGAACGCTCTAAATTAGAAGGGGTGCCAAGAGAGATAAGTATCGAAAAGGCTACAGAAGACCCTAATTTGGACCACTACAACAATGGCAATCAAACTTTAGCCGTGCTTTTGGAAGGTGAATTTACATCAGCTTACAAAAACCGAATTAAACCCATAAAACTTCAAAATGTTAAAGATAAAAGCATCCCCACGAAAATGATAGTTATAGCCGATGGTGATGTCATTAAAAATAACATAGACAGAAAAGGCCCAACAAGTCTGGCTTTTGACCGTTCCAGTAATCAAGAAGTTGGAAATAAAGAATTTCTACTAAATGCAGTCAATTACTTATTGGACGATAACGGACTTATAAACATTCGGTCTAAAGAAATAGCTGTTGCCTTTCTAAATCGTGAAAAAACAGCCGCCGAAAAAACCAAATGGCAACTCATAAACATCGCGTTACCGTTGGCTTTACTCGGGCTTTTCGGATTGGTCTTCGGTTTCATTAGAAAGAAAAAGTACACTTCTTAA
- a CDS encoding Rossmann-like and DUF2520 domain-containing protein: protein MISVIILGAGNIGTHLYKALKKAENVTVNQWYNRSIKTINAFQTEVDVTDDLSQLKEADVYVLAVSDEAVAPISKLLPFENKLVVHTAGSVNIHDLDKKNRRGVFYPLQSFTKTADLDFSDIPICIETLEKSDYNILKSLASGLGGPVKKVNSDQRKVLHLAAVFVNNFSNQLYRIAHEIVESEAAEFDLLKPLILETAKKVQDLSPYMAQTGPAKRNNQKTIKKHLALLEKEQHKQIYKLMTKSIQDTHGN from the coding sequence ATGATTTCAGTGATTATCCTTGGTGCAGGTAATATTGGCACACATCTTTATAAGGCATTAAAAAAAGCCGAAAATGTTACGGTAAATCAATGGTATAATAGAAGTATTAAAACTATTAATGCGTTTCAAACAGAAGTAGATGTTACCGATGATTTATCTCAGCTCAAAGAAGCCGATGTTTATGTACTAGCAGTAAGTGATGAAGCCGTAGCTCCCATTTCTAAATTACTGCCCTTTGAAAATAAATTGGTAGTCCATACCGCAGGAAGTGTGAACATACACGACTTAGACAAGAAAAACAGACGCGGTGTATTTTATCCCCTACAATCATTTACTAAAACTGCAGATTTGGATTTCTCTGACATTCCCATCTGTATTGAGACTCTAGAAAAATCCGATTATAACATATTAAAATCTTTGGCATCGGGATTGGGAGGTCCTGTTAAGAAAGTGAATAGTGATCAACGCAAGGTATTGCATTTGGCGGCTGTATTTGTGAATAACTTCAGCAACCAATTGTATCGTATTGCTCATGAAATTGTAGAGTCTGAGGCTGCTGAATTCGATTTATTAAAACCATTGATTTTGGAAACTGCAAAAAAAGTTCAGGATCTATCACCGTATATGGCTCAAACTGGACCTGCTAAGCGCAACAATCAAAAAACCATAAAAAAGCATCTTGCACTTTTAGAAAAAGAACAGCATAAACAGATTTACAAACTAATGACCAAATCGATTCAAGATACTCATGGTAATTAA
- a CDS encoding S-adenosyl-l-methionine hydroxide adenosyltransferase family protein — MAIITLTTDFGEKDHFAGATKGAIYSELPDVRIVDISHSVSPFNIPEAAYIIRNAYSSFLKGTIHIIGIDSEINRENKHIAIKLDDHYFICANNGIMSMICSEIAPEKIVEINIHDKIQTSFPVLDVFVKVACHIARGGTLEVIGKTIDHIKPIKNIVPYVNDDKTQIIGSVIYIDNYGNVVTNIKRGFFETIQKGRAFEISARNYKFKTIHNKYSDIVNFEIPEDKRFDEGRGLVVFNSGGFLEIAVYKSNSATVGSASTLMGLGVMDTVSIKFLKE, encoded by the coding sequence ATGGCAATTATAACTTTAACTACTGATTTTGGTGAAAAAGACCACTTTGCTGGCGCAACAAAGGGGGCTATTTACAGTGAACTACCAGATGTTAGGATTGTTGATATCTCACATTCTGTATCGCCGTTTAATATTCCTGAGGCAGCCTACATCATTAGAAATGCCTACAGCAGTTTCCTTAAAGGCACCATTCATATTATTGGAATTGATTCTGAAATTAACCGTGAAAACAAACACATAGCTATTAAACTCGACGACCACTATTTTATTTGTGCCAATAATGGGATTATGAGTATGATTTGTTCTGAAATTGCTCCAGAAAAAATCGTAGAAATTAATATACACGATAAAATACAGACCAGTTTTCCTGTTTTAGATGTTTTTGTAAAAGTAGCTTGCCATATTGCACGTGGTGGGACATTAGAGGTAATTGGTAAAACCATAGACCACATAAAACCTATAAAGAATATTGTACCGTATGTAAACGATGATAAAACTCAAATTATAGGTAGTGTTATTTATATCGATAACTACGGTAATGTCGTAACCAATATCAAACGTGGTTTTTTTGAAACCATTCAAAAAGGACGGGCTTTTGAGATATCGGCTAGAAATTATAAATTCAAGACCATTCATAACAAGTACAGTGATATTGTGAACTTTGAAATCCCTGAAGACAAACGTTTTGATGAAGGGAGAGGTCTTGTTGTTTTTAATTCTGGTGGATTTTTAGAAATTGCGGTTTACAAAAGTAATTCGGCTACGGTTGGAAGTGCAAGCACACTTATGGGACTTGGGGTTATGGATACGGTGAGCATAAAATTTTTAAAGGAATAA
- a CDS encoding contact-dependent growth inhibition system immunity protein: MKNTKFENNWLFKSLDSLEKKSFAEIPEDEGYLVTTCSRLRKVPLNEFNTEDLRIMIGQDIGLTFLIPLAIQILKKDILAEGHLYEGDLLKVVLTSNKDYWKNEVLNWKIVCKLFTENIEILEKEAQAFSTGKKILKAFDDFTKIHPNQHA; the protein is encoded by the coding sequence ATGAAGAATACCAAATTTGAAAACAACTGGCTTTTTAAATCTCTAGATAGTTTAGAAAAGAAAAGCTTTGCTGAAATTCCTGAAGATGAAGGATATTTGGTAACAACATGTTCAAGGCTAAGAAAGGTACCATTAAATGAGTTTAATACTGAAGACCTAAGAATAATGATTGGTCAGGATATTGGACTAACATTTCTAATTCCTTTGGCTATTCAAATTTTAAAAAAAGATATTTTAGCAGAGGGGCATTTATACGAGGGTGACCTTCTAAAAGTAGTCTTAACAAGTAATAAAGATTACTGGAAAAATGAAGTGCTGAATTGGAAGATTGTTTGTAAACTTTTCACTGAAAATATTGAAATATTAGAAAAAGAAGCGCAAGCATTTAGTACGGGTAAAAAAATACTTAAAGCTTTTGATGACTTCACAAAAATACACCCAAATCAACATGCTTAA
- a CDS encoding geranylgeranylglycerol-phosphate geranylgeranyltransferase, protein MLSILNLIRYKNLLMIALVQLLVKYALLEPLGALTSLNTLGISILILATTCIAAAGNIINDIHDIETDLVNKPEKVIVGKSISEKNAFTFFIVFNVLGVGLGYYLSHTIGKSAFFSLFVLISALLYIYATYLKRTLLIGNIVISILVGLSVLIVGVFELMPSITSNNQQLQFVYFKIIVNYSVFAFTINLIREIAKDIEDIDGDYNARIQTLPIVVGRERASNILFALSLIPILGVGYYIVYKIYQNQVMVVYFLVAVLGPLIYNTIKTFNATTKKHFHHISNMLKLVMLLGMLSLLIYKFSF, encoded by the coding sequence ATGCTCAGCATTTTAAACCTAATCCGCTATAAAAATCTACTCATGATTGCCTTAGTGCAGTTGTTGGTAAAGTACGCTCTCCTAGAACCACTAGGAGCTTTAACCAGTTTAAATACCCTTGGCATTTCAATACTGATTTTAGCTACTACATGCATTGCAGCGGCAGGAAACATCATCAATGATATTCATGATATTGAAACCGATTTAGTAAATAAACCCGAAAAAGTTATTGTTGGTAAATCTATTTCAGAAAAAAATGCCTTTACTTTTTTTATCGTATTCAACGTCCTAGGAGTTGGTTTAGGGTATTATTTATCACACACTATTGGTAAAAGTGCTTTCTTTTCGCTTTTCGTTTTAATTTCGGCATTACTGTACATTTATGCTACTTATTTAAAACGCACACTATTAATAGGAAATATTGTCATTTCCATATTGGTGGGCTTAAGCGTTTTAATTGTTGGGGTTTTTGAGTTAATGCCCTCTATCACATCCAATAACCAACAGCTTCAATTTGTATATTTTAAAATTATTGTAAACTACTCCGTTTTTGCATTTACTATTAATTTAATTCGAGAAATAGCCAAAGACATTGAAGATATCGATGGTGATTACAACGCCAGAATACAAACACTACCAATTGTTGTAGGAAGAGAACGAGCATCTAACATACTCTTTGCACTTTCACTAATCCCAATATTAGGCGTTGGTTATTATATAGTTTATAAAATTTATCAAAATCAGGTGATGGTGGTATATTTTTTAGTGGCTGTCTTGGGACCGTTGATTTATAATACCATTAAAACATTCAATGCAACAACCAAAAAACATTTTCATCATATTAGCAACATGCTTAAATTAGTCATGCTTTTAGGCATGCTTTCGCTATTAATTTACAAGTTTTCTTTTTAA
- the dnaN gene encoding DNA polymerase III subunit beta: protein MKFIVSSTYLLKQLQVLGGVINNSNTLPILDNFLFELDNNTLTVSASDLETTMASTLDVESDSVGSVAIPARLLLDTLKTFPEQPLTFVVEDNNTVEISSNHGKYALAYADGNEFPKAVALEDPSKTVVTGDVLATAISKTIFAAGNDDLRPVMSGVFFQFSTEGLTFVATDAHKLVKYTREDVQANQVAEFIMPKKPLNLLKGILATSEDEVSIEYNESNAKFTFENSVLICRLIDGKYPNYEAVIPKENPNKLVIDRTQFLNSVKRVSIFSNKTTHQIRLKIAGAELNISAEDIDYSNKAEERLTCDYQGDDMQIGFNSRFLTEMLNNLGSDEVQLEMSMPNRAGILTPIDGLDQGEQVTMLVMPVMLNS, encoded by the coding sequence ATGAAATTTATAGTATCAAGCACGTATTTATTAAAACAACTGCAGGTTTTAGGTGGCGTTATAAACAACTCTAACACGTTACCTATTTTAGATAATTTCTTATTCGAATTAGATAACAATACACTTACTGTTTCGGCGAGCGATTTGGAAACCACTATGGCCTCTACCCTAGATGTAGAAAGCGATAGCGTTGGCAGTGTTGCTATTCCAGCACGTTTATTACTTGATACTTTAAAAACATTTCCAGAGCAACCTTTAACCTTTGTCGTGGAAGACAATAATACAGTTGAAATTAGCTCAAACCATGGTAAATATGCCTTAGCTTATGCCGATGGTAATGAATTCCCAAAAGCAGTGGCTCTAGAAGACCCTAGCAAAACCGTTGTAACGGGAGATGTTTTAGCAACAGCTATTAGCAAAACTATTTTCGCAGCTGGAAACGATGATTTACGCCCCGTAATGAGTGGTGTATTTTTTCAGTTTTCTACAGAAGGCCTAACCTTTGTAGCCACAGATGCCCATAAATTAGTAAAATATACCCGAGAAGACGTACAAGCTAATCAGGTAGCAGAATTTATCATGCCAAAAAAACCTTTGAATTTATTGAAAGGGATTTTAGCTACTAGCGAAGATGAAGTATCTATAGAGTACAATGAATCTAATGCGAAGTTTACCTTTGAAAATTCAGTGCTAATATGTCGTTTAATTGATGGAAAATACCCTAATTATGAAGCGGTAATTCCTAAGGAAAACCCAAATAAATTGGTAATTGACAGAACACAGTTTTTAAACTCGGTTAAACGTGTTAGTATCTTCTCTAACAAGACGACACACCAAATTAGATTAAAAATTGCTGGTGCAGAGTTGAACATATCTGCTGAAGATATCGACTATAGCAACAAAGCCGAAGAGCGATTAACCTGCGATTATCAAGGAGACGATATGCAAATTGGATTTAATTCGCGTTTCTTAACTGAAATGTTGAATAACCTTGGTTCAGACGAGGTTCAGTTAGAAATGAGCATGCCAAACCGAGCAGGTATTTTAACTCCTATTGATGGTTTAGATCAAGGTGAACAGGTTACTATGCTTGTAATGCCTGTAATGTTGAATAGCTAA